From the Verrucomicrobiia bacterium genome, the window TACAGCTCGATTTCGCCGGCCAGCGAATAGACTCTCTTGCCTTCATGCTCTTTCTCTTTGACGAACTCTTCGACGAAACGCGACGAGGCCTGCTTGGTAATTTTGATCCCGCGTATTTGATCGGCCGTAAGCGGCGGGATATTCACATTGAGCAGCACGTCGGGCGGAAAGAGGCCGCCGCGGTGCCCTTCGATCAAAAGGCTCGCGATCCAGGCGCTTGGCCCGAAATCGTCAAACTCACGGCTGCAGAGCGACAGCGCCATGGCCGGCACGCGGTTGATCAGGCCTTCGCGCGCCGCGGAGATCGTGCCCGAATAATAAACGCTGACGCCCGTGTTCGCGCCCAGGTTCACGCCCGAGACAATGAGATCCGGCGCGAATTCGCGCAGCTCTGCGATGGCGAACTTCACGCAGTCCGCGGGCGTGCCGTGCACCATGAAATGCGGGATGCCTTTGAGACGGTATTCCTCGACACGCAGTTTCTGTCCGAGAGAAATGGAATGGCTCGAGGCGGAACGTTCGCTGGCGGGAGCGACCACAATGGGATTGACGCCGGCAGGAATGGCGGCTACAAGCGCCTTGATGCCGGGGGCCTGGATGCCATCGTCGTTCGTATAAATGATATTCATGCCGGAAGTAAGCCGTTGTA encodes:
- the surE gene encoding 5'/3'-nucleotidase SurE gives rise to the protein MNIIYTNDDGIQAPGIKALVAAIPAGVNPIVVAPASERSASSHSISLGQKLRVEEYRLKGIPHFMVHGTPADCVKFAIAELREFAPDLIVSGVNLGANTGVSVYYSGTISAAREGLINRVPAMALSLCSREFDDFGPSAWIASLLIEGHRGGLFPPDVLLNVNIPPLTADQIRGIKITKQASSRFVEEFVKEKEHEGKRVYSLAGEIELYDPDGTSDEEAVVDGYISLTPLKLDVTAYHAMRVFEAWLKKQSL